GCGCCCTTGGGCCTCGGTTTCTGGAACTCGCTGCACCCGGTGGGTGCCGCTCTCATATTTCAGACGGGAATAGACCCGTTGACCGCTGATTATGGCGATGACTTCCTTGAATCCGCCGGCATCGGATTCGGAGGCGCTCATGACCTCAACCCGCCATCGCTTGGCATCGGCATAGCGGGAATACATGCGAAACAGCGCGCCCGCGAACAGGGCGGCTTCTTCCCCACCGGTTCCGGCCCGGATTTCAAGGATGACATTCTTTTCGTCGTTGGGATCCTTGGGCAGCAGGAGAGTTCGCAACCGCTGCGTCAGCTCTTCTTGGCGCCGCTCGAGCTCGGGCAACTCGGCCCGGGCCATTTCCCTGAGCTCAGGATCGGCATCCCGCAGAAGACCCCGATTTCCTTCGATATCCTCCCCGACCTTCTTGTGGGTCTCGAAAACTTCGACGATCTCGGCGAGTTCGGAGTGCTCCTTGGTCAGGGCTCGGAATTTTTTCTGATCGGCAACGACGGTAGGGTCGGAGAGCAGCCCCTCGACCTCCCGGAATCGATCCACGACTTCTTCGAGTTTATTGAACATATTTTCCGGTAGAGGCGCATTGCATCGCGCCCGGCAAGATCGCTTCGGGCGTGATGAATCACCCCTTTACGACAGTTCCTTGTATTCCCTGCGTACTTCCGCCGCTGCGCCGCAGCTCATCGGCCCTTCGGGACAGGTTCCCTTCAGGCAGCCGGGCCCGGCGCCGGCAAAGATCAGGGGAGCGGACCGACGCGCCAGGCGCAGCATTTCCTTAGCCATGGCCCTGATCTCCCATTGGGCCCGCCTGCAGCAGCGCAGGTTGAAAAAAAGAAAGAGCTCCCTGGCATTCATAGTCAGGACCAGCTTGGTGGCAGCGGCATTGGGCAGTACGAACCTGGCGTCTTCGGCCGGAATGCCGGCGTCGATGAACTCGCGGTATACCTGATGGATCTCCGTCAGAAGAGCCTCGTATCGCTTATTGAGTTCGGGCTGATCGGCGACCGAAGGAGGAGTAACGGCGGCGAAACGCTCCTTGTACGAGACATAACGCTGACTCTGCTGGGCATAGGAAGCCAGACGGTGACGAACCAATTGATGGGAGCAGGCCCGGCTTATTCCCTCAATGCCGAAGGTAAAAGAGGCGTGCTCCAGAACGGAAAAGTGGCCGAGAGCGAGGATCTTGTTGAGGAAGACCTCCCGGTCCGAACGGCTCTTTTCCAGCAACTGGTCTATGGAGGAGGCCGAATAGCAAAGCCGTGCCGCAGCGGCGACGACTTGCTCAGGCTCGGGAGTATGGGTTAAGAGCTGAACGAGCATAATCCCTACAGACCCTGCCGCATGACACCCCGAATCACGGAGTCCACATACGGCAACATGCGACGTAAAACGAAGGGTTTGCCGGGGCCGTAAAAAAGAGACGGCCCCGGAGGGCCGTCTCCGGCGCTTACTTGCCCTGACCGTACTTCTTGCGGAAACGCTCGATGCGGCCCGCGGTATCGATCAGTTTCTGCTTGCCGGTAAAGAAAGGGTGGCAAGCCGAGCAGATCTCAGTAGTGATGTCGTCTTTCTTGGTCGAGCGGGTCTCAAAGGTGTTGCCGCAATGACACTTGACGCTGATGGACTCGTAGCGGGGATGGATACCTTCTTTCATGATCTTTTCTCCTGCGGCCTGGCAAGTACAGACCAAAAAGTTTTTTCTGGTTCGGATAAGAATGGAAAATTAACATTTTTACCGGTGCGATGCAAGCCCTTTCTCCGGGACGTCACTACTGGTTCATGGAGTCGAGAAATTCTCCGTTGCCCTTGGTTTCGGCGAGTTTTTCCAACAGGAATTCCATGCTGTCAACCACGTTCATGGAGGAGAGGACCTTGCGCAGCAGCCAGATGCGCTGAAGGGAGACCTTGTTGACCAGCAGCTCCTCGCGGCGGGTTCCCGACTTGTTGATGTCGATGGCGGGGAAGGTCCGCTTGTCGACCAGGCGCCGGTCAAGCTGCAGCTCCATGTTGCCGGTCCCCTTGAACTCCTCGAAGATCACCTCGTCCATCTTGCTCCCCGTGTCGATGAGCGCGGTGGCGATGATCGTCAGGCTTCCCCCCTCTTCGATGTTGCGGGCGGCGCCGAAGAATCGCTTGGGCTTGTGCAGGGCGTTGGAGTCGACACCGCCGGAGAGGATTTTGCCCGAGGGGGGCACCACCGTGTTGTAGGCCCGGGCCAGGCGGGTGATCGAGTCGAGCAGGATGACCACGTCGCGCTTGTGCTCGACCAGGCGCTTGGCCTTCTCGATGACCATTTCGGCCACCTGGACGTGGCGGGTGGCCGGCTCGTCGAAGGTAGAGGAGATCACCTCGCCCTTGACGCTGCGCTGCATGTCCGTCACCTCCTCGGGCCGCTCATCGATCAGCAGGACGATGAGATAGACTTCGGGATGGTTGGTGGTTATCGAGTTGGCGATGTTCTGCAGCAGCATGGTCTTGCCGGTGCGGGGAGGGGCGACGATCAGTCCGCGCTGCCCCTTGCCGATCGGCGCGGCAAGATCCATGACCCGCATCGGCAGGTTGGTGGGAGTCGTTTCGAGGTAGATGCGCTCCTCGGGATAGAGAGGCGTCAGGTTGTCGAAGAGGGTTTTATCCCGTGCCACGGCGGGGTCTTCAAAGTTGACCTCGGAGACCTTGAGCAGGGCGAAGTAGCGCTCCCCCTCCTTGGGCGGCCGAATCTGGCCGGAGACCGTGTCGCCGGTCCGCAGACTGAAGCGCCGGATCTGGGAAGGAGAAACGTAGATGTCGTCGGGCCCGGGGAGGTAATTGGCATCGGGCGCCCTCAGAAAACCGAACCCGTCGGGAAGAATTTCCAGAACTCCTTCGCCGAAGATGGCCCCCTTTTTCTCTGCGGTGGCGTTGAGAATGGCGAAAATGAGGTCCTGCTTGCGCATCCCCGCCGCCCCTTCTAGCTTCAGTTCCTTGGCGATCGCCGTCAGGTCGGTGATCTTTTTCTCTTTGAGTTCCTTCAGGTTCATGGATTCTCCTCGGTTACACTCTGCAAGGCGGGAGGGCGGGATACAATATCGTCTCCGGGACACCTGATGCCTGTCAGATTCTTCTGGAATGTGGCTTTAGAGTGCTTTAATTAATATGGGATGGCTAGCAAAGGATGGGTTTATGGGATATTTCCTCTTTATAGGCAAAAACCGCGGCGATGCGCCGCCTCCGCGAGTATCCGCCTTTGAGCACTTCGGGAATCGTATTTGTATGTTGAAAATCGTGTCGGGTGACGGTCCGAAAGGAGTTTTAAGGCTGCTGGTTCTGAGGAATTTGTCACTGCACCTTTCTTTCTACCTCCATTAAAGACCTCTGTCAACCAATTATTTTTTTGGTTTTCAAAAAATTGACGAGGACGCCCCCTCGAAAACACTCGGACATACGAAGATTTGGCATTACCGCTCCTTAGTCCCGGCCGGAGGCTCTTTGAACGGATTCAGGAGGCCCGGCTTCAGGGCGGCGGCGAGTGATTCGAAAAGCTCCCGATACCGCCCCGGCAAGGTCCTTCGGCCTAAAAGAGACCGGTCCGCCTCTCCCAGAGTGCGCTCGAGGCCCGCCAGCGTAATATATCTGATCCTTACCTCATCGGATCGGTTGTAGAATGCCTCGTCAAAGTCCGGGTATTGCAGAAAAAGGAATCCCCCGTCGGTCACCCCGGGATACTCCCAGACCACCTCGCCCGAAGGCATGACCACGGCGGCCGTGGTCAGAATCTCATTATACGGGGCCTCCAGGTAGGCCAGATGCCGCCGGTCCCAGCGCTTTGCGGGCCGCACTTCTCCGTGCAGGATAATGACCAGCAGGGCATCGACGACGTTCTCTTTCGTCAGTTCTGATGCAATTCGGGAATTGAAGCCGTAGTGGCGGTAGACATCCGCCCCTGCGCCGCGAAGGGCATCCGATTTCACCAGGGAACGGAACAGTTCCCGGGGATTGCCTTCCACGGGTCGGACATCGAAATAGCCCTTCTGCTCCTTGAGAATGTCGATCAGCCGCAGATGCGTGTTCGAGCTGTGCCGGTGAAGGAGTTCCAGCACCGCCTCCCTGTCGGGATGAGTAATGACTGAATTGCCGTCCACCAACAGAGGCAAAACCCCCAAGGTCTGCACCTTTTGCCTGTACTCGGTCTGGGGAACCTTGAAAAAACCGGCGCATCCGGCGATCAGCAGGATCGGGAACAGAAGAAACCAGCGATGCATGTTACCTCCTCAAATCTCGTTGGGAACCATTCGTGGCAGGACCAAAAAATTTGCCGCCGAAACGCAAGACACCTTCACCTTCATCCGTCGCGATCACCACCAGTTGTCCCCCACTGCCGAGGCTGCCGGGATACCCGTGAGGGATCAAAATGGGCCGTCCCCCAGGCAAGCACCTCCCGTGCCGGAGCCGCATGGAGAGAGGCCGGAGGCTCCTGTCCCAGGAAGGCCAGAACCCGCCAGAGCAGCATGCCGGCCTGCCCGGCTGTCCCGACCGAAACCGCGCCGTGGCGTTTGCTGAGTTTTTCTCCATCGGCCGTCAATACCAGAGGCAGGTGGATATATCCAGGAACCTCGGTTCCCAAGGCACAGTGGAGAAAAATCTGCCTCGGAGTTGAGGCGAGCAGGTCGGCCCCCCGAACCACCTGGTTCACTCCGGCATCGGCATCGTCCACGACAACCGCAAGCTGATAAGCGAAAAGGCCATCGGCCCGGCGCAGAACAAAATCCCCCACGGCACTGGCGAGGTGCTGCTCAACCCGTCCGAAAACCCCATCGGAGAAGCAGAACATCTCTTCCGGAACCCGCAGACGCAGAGCCCGGGGTCGCCGACCCCGGGGAATCCCCTGGCGGCAGGTCCCCGGATAAACAGGACCCTCCTCACCGGAATGGGGAGCACTGGCCAGGACCTCCCGCCGGGAGCAGGCGCAATCGAAGACCAGACCTTTTTCCCGCAGCCGCTGCATGGCGGCCTCATATCTTTCCTTACGGCGGCTCTGCCAGACCACCGCCCCGTCCCACTCCAATCCCAACACCTCCAGGGTGCGCAGAATCTGTTCGGCGGCGCCTGGAACAATTCTGGGAGCGTCGAGATCTTCCATCCGCACCAGCCAACGCCCCCCCGAACGACGGGCAAGACAATAGCTCCCCACCGCCGCCACCAGCGAACCGACGTGCAAGGGACCCGTAGGGCTCGGAGCGAAGCGCCCTGTCACATGCCGCATCTGATCGTCAGGGTACATGAATTCTAAATTTCTCCGGGGGAAACTTCTTCCGATGATGCCCGCAGGCGGCGTCACTGTCAAGAGGAAGGCGATCTGCGACAAAGGAAGTCCCTCCCACCAATTCAACCAATCTTCAGGATCTCTGAAGGAATCCGTTCCCAGGTTTTTAAAAAATCCTTGAGATTTCCGTATTCAATTTAAATTTTTTGAATATTTGGGATAATACTTGCGATTGACGTATACGATTTGTATTATCCATCACGCTAAAGTAAGATTCAGACTCGACATGTAACGGCGTTATATTTTCTGCTAGACGGGATGGAATCATGACACAAAAACGCATCGTCGTCATCGATGACAGCAAGCTGGTTCTGGCCATTGCAACCGAGGCCCTTGAAGGAGCCGGTTTTGAGGTTCTCACCACCGATTCGGGTATTGAAGCCAATCAGTTCATCTACTCTTCCCGACGCCCGGACCTCATCCTGATTGACGTCATGATGCCCCTGCTCAACGGCGACCGGAAGGTGCGTCTGCTCAAAGAACGGGAAAGCAGCCGCCATATACCGATCATCCTCATGTCGACCAAGGCCCGGGACGAACTGGAGCAGCTCACACGGGAATCCGGCGCCGACGGATATATTCAGAAACCCTTCGACGAAGCATCCCTGGTGCAACAGGTTGATCGCATTCTGGCCGCCTGACCCGTAAGGAGGAAGATCCTTTCACCTCCGTCCTTGTGGCAGACCTTTTAATCTTTGCCGTTGACAAACCAAGCGCAGGCGGGGTATCTATTACTCCAAAGGTAAGCAAAGGGAGGTCAGGAGTGTTCATAACCCGCGCTACGGAGTATGCCATACGCGCCCTGCTCTATCTAGCGAAGCAGCCGCGGGGCGAGATCGTCTTCAAGAAAGATATCTGCAAGTCCCAGGACATCACACCGGCCTTTCTCACCAAAATCCTTCAACCGTTAATCAAAGAGGGTATCGTCGCTTCCCAGCGAGGGGTCGGAGGCGGCTTCTATCTGGCCAAAGACCCGGGCGAGGTTTCCCTGCTCGACGTGGTCAGGGCCGAAGAGGGCCCCCTGTCCCTGAATCAGTGCCTCGTCGAGGCGGGAAGCTGCGAACGGAGCGTTTTCTGCCCCGTACACGGGGCCTGGCAGGAAGTGCGGGACGAAATGGCCACCATTCTGGAGCGCCACACCTTTGCACGCCTGGTTCAGCAGGAAGAAGAAAAACGGCAGTCCCATGCATCTCGGGGGCCTGAACATCGAAAAAAACCTGCCTGACCTGAAATTCCCGTGAAAAAAGAAAGGGCCGTCAGCACTCCAGGTGCTGCGCGGCCCTTTCTTTTTTTCGGGCAAAAAACACCCTGGAGACCAGGAGGGTAAGTCATCCAGGGCGAATAAGGAAGCTGCGTCCAGCTTCCTGCAAATCGAATTCCTTTTGCTTTATTATACTTCCGCCCCTTACGTGAGTCAAACCGGCTCTACTTGACATGATCTTCCGGATACGCGTGAATCTGGTGAATGGCCAGATCGGGTCCCGTAAACTCCGCCTCGTCGGACATCCTGAAGCCGACAAGACGGCTGACCAGCCCATAGACGATCGCACCCGTAACCAGGGCATAGAAGACGGCCATGAGACTGCCGGCCAACTGACTCAGGAAAGTCACCCCCCCCAGGCCACCGAAAAACGGGCCGCCGAAAATGCCCGCGGCGATTCCGCCCCATGTCCCGATGATGCCGTGTAGAGGCCACACCCCCAGGACATCGTCGATTCGCAGACGCTCCTGCTCCCACTGGAACCCGTAAACGAAGATCAGCGCGCCGATCCCCCCCATGATAAATGCCGCCAGGGGATGGACGAGGTCCGAGCCTGCACAGATGGCAATCAGACCCGCCAGTGCTCCGTTGTGAACAAAACCGGGATCGTTGCGACTCGCCACCAGGGCGAAGAGAACGCCGCCGACCATGGCCATCAGGGAGTTGACCGCCACCAGCCCGGAAATCCCCTCCAAACTCTGCGCACTCATGACATTGAAGCCGAACCATCCTACGGCCAGAATCCAGCTCCCGAGGGCCAGAAAGGGGATATTGCTGATCGGGATGGCCTGGCTTTTTTGCCTCACGAAACGCCCCATGCGGGGACCCAGGAAGAGAATGGCCGGCAGGGCGAGCCACCCTCCCATGGAGTGGACCACCACACTGCCGGCAAAATCATGGAAAGGGGCGCCGAATGCCGATTCGAAAAAGCCCTGCAGGGTTTCGCTGTTCCGTCCCCAGATGAATGACTCGAAGAGAGGGTAAGTAATGCCGACGAAAATCGCCCCGGCCAGAACTTGGGGCCAGAAGCGGGCTCGCTCGGCAATTCCGCCTGAAATAATGGCGGGAATGCAGGCGGCAAAACAGAGAAGAAAGAAGAAACGGACCAGCTCAAATCCGTTGTTGTCGCCCAGCAGCCCGGCGGCGGGCTGGAAGAAGTTGATGCCGTAGGCGATGGGATATCCGATCAGGAAATAAACGACTGTGGATACCGACCAGTCGGAGAGAATCTTGACGAAAGCGTTGACCTGACTCTTTTTACGGACGGTACCCACTTCAAGGAAAGCGAATCCGGCGTGCATGGCAAAGACCATGACCGCCCCGAGCATGAGAAACAGCACATCGCCGCCATGGCGAAGGGATGAGATGGCAGACTCCATAGTCTTCAGACCTCCTTGTCACATTGCCGGGGCGTCATTGCCGACGGACGATCGGATCTTCCTTTCAACAGTCATGCCTTTAAGCATTCCCCTTTGAAACCGGCGGCTTGGATCTCTGCCCGCAAATCCCCTCCTTTTCCATGCACAATATTTGTGCATGGACTGGTCAATTCTTAACCACCCGTAAATCCCTTTCGACCCTTCAGGGAACTACACTGTATTAATAAAGAATATAGCCTCGCTTATTCCCTATCAAACAATTCAACAAATTTTTGATTTTATACTTGACTTATCTTGTTGTGTATTTTAGGCTTGCCCTACACTTACTTGATGACACTACGGTTGTTTACCACTTCGACTGCCGTCAGATCGGCCCAGACAGAGAGAAGCCCATACCTATGGAAACGACGCGGCGCAGCATTGCCAAAGCACTCTCCTGGCGGATCCTTGCCACCGTGATCACATCGGTTCTTGTTTTAGTCATTACCGGCAAGGGCGAATTAGCCGCCACCGTCGGACTGGCGGATACCAGCATCAAATTCTTTGTCTACTTCGGCCATGAGCGGCTGTGGAATCGTATCAATTACGGCCGGGAGCAGAAGCAGCCTGAGTACTCCATCTGAAGAACGGGAGATGATCATGGAAAACATCGCTATGCAGATCCGCCCTTCCGAGCTGACGACTGAAAACTCTCCGATGGAGATCCTCCGTGCCGGGGTTGAAATGGCCGGAGGGCCGGTCGCCCTGGCCTGCTCTTTCAGCGTCGAAGACGTGGTAATCATTGACATGCTGCACCAGACGGCGTCGCCGGCTACGGTTTTCGCGCTGGATACCGGTCGCCTGAACGAAGAAACTTATGAGGTCGCCGAGGCGGTGAGCGAACGCTACGGGATCGGCATCGACTGGTATTTCCCCCGGCGGGAGGACGTCGAGAACATGGTACGCGGAAAAGGGCCCTACTCTTTCCGCGAAACCCTTGAGAGCCGTCACGAATGCTGCCGCATTCGCAAGATGGAGCCTCTGCAGCGGGCGCTGCAGGGCCTCTCGGGATGGATCACCGGCCTGCGCCGCGAGCAGAGCGTCACCCGCAGCGACCTCTCCCCCATCGAAACCGACCACGGCAACGGCGGCATTCTCAAGATCAATCCGCTGATCGGGTGGAGCGAGAAAGAGGTCTGGGAGTACGCCGAACAGCATCGAATTCCGACCAACCGCCTGCACAGACAGGGCTATCCCTCCATCGGCTGCGCTCCCTGCACCCGGGCTGTGGCACCCGGCGAACATCCCCGGGCCGGGCGCTGGTGGTGGGAGAATCCGGAGCACAAAGAGTGCGGCCTGCACCGACGTTAGTGCCGGCGCTTCGCCTCCGCGCCGATACCGGCGTTGGCTGTGCTGCTCGCATCCTCGGCGTAGCGCTGCTACGCCTGCGGTGATCGCTCCTTGCCGCCTTGGCCTCGGCGCGAAATCGAACCGCTTGCACCTGATTTGAAATACCGAAAAGATTGTAGGCCGGGATAAGGCGAAAGCCGTTCCCGGCGCCTCGCCGGAAACACTGTGCTTATTCCGGCCTACCCTTCGGAAAGCGTTTTATATGAACATGAAAATGACCCATCTGCGGCAGCTCGAGGCGGAGAGCATCCATATCATCCGGGAGGTCGCGGCCGAATTCGAAAACCCGGTGATGCTCTACTCCATCGGCAAGGATTCCGCTGTGATGCTCCACCTGGCGCGCAAAGCCTTCTATCCTGCCAATCCCCCCTTTCCGCTGATGCATGTGGATACCACCTGGAAATTCCGGGAGATGATCGAGTTCCGCGACCGGATGGCGCACGAATGCGGTTTTGACCTGCTCATACACACCAACGAGGAAGGAGTCAGACAAGGGGTCTCCCCCTTCACTCATGGCTCGGCCCTCTATACAGACATCATGAAGACCGAGGGGCTCAAGCAGGCACTGAACAAATACAAGTTCGACGCTGCCTTCGGCGGCGCCCGGCGTGATGAGGAGAAATCCCGGGCCAAGGAGCGGATCTTCTCTTTCCGCACCGCCAGTCACCGATGGGACCCCAAATGCCAGCGCCCCGAGCTGTGGAACATTTACAACGCACGGGTCCGCCCCGGCGAGAGCATCCGCGCTTTTCCGCTGTCCAATTGGACCGAGCTCGACGTCTGGCAGTACATCTACCTGGAGAATATCCCCATCGTTCCTCTGTATTACGCGGCGGTGCGGCCGGTGGTGGAGCGCGACGGGATGCTGATCATGGCCGACGACGAACGCCTGCAGCTGCGCCCCGGAGAAAAGGTCGAAATGAAATCGGTACGCTTCCGCACCCTGGGGTGCTATCCCCTGACCGGAGCCGTCGAATCCACGGCTGCCACCCTCCCCGAGATCATCCAGGAGATGCTCCTCACCCGCACCTCCGAGCGCCAGGGCCGCCTTATCGACCACGACCAGGCGGGATCGATGGAGAAGAAGAAGCAGGAAGGATATTTCTAGTCGTAAGCTGTAAGCTAGTAGCTATAAGCTGAAAAAAATCTTCTTACATTCCCGAACGTTGAACTCAAGACAAAATAGCCATAAGTTTTTTGCTCCAGGCTTTTTCCTTTAAGCTTACAGCTTAAAGCTTATAGCTATCGAAATCGGAGATTTCGATATGGCCCACCAGTCTGAATTGATCGCCAGCGACATCCACGCCTATCTCAAGACCCAGGAAGAGAAGGGGATGCTGCGCTTCATCACCTGCGGCAGCGTCGACGATGGCAAGAGCACCCTCATCGGCCGTCTTCTCTGGGACTCGAAAATGGTCTTCGAGGATCAGCTCGCCGCCCTGGAGGCGGACAGCCGGCGTGTCGGGACGCAAGGGGAAAAAGTCGACTACGCCCTGCTCCTTGACGGCCTGCAGGCCGAGCGCGAGCAGGGGATCACCATCGACGTCGCCTACCGCTTCTTCTCCACCGACAAACGGAAGTTCATCGTCGCCGACACCCCCGGGCACGAGCAGTACACCCGCAACATGGTTACCGGCGCATCCACCGCCCAGGTTGCGGTCATTCTCATCGACGCCCGCAAGGGGGTGCTCACCCAGACCAGGCGGCACAGCTATCTTGTATCGCTGGTCGGCATCCGCCACGTGATCCTCGCCATCAACAAGATGGACCTGGTCGACTACAGCGCCGAGCGCTTCTCGGCCATCCGCCAGGAGTACGAAAACTTCGCCGCCGGGCTAGGCTTCGACCAGATTGCCGCCATCCCGATCTCCGCCCTTGAAGGGGACAATGTCCTGACCCGCAGCGACAAAACTCCCTGGCACCAGGGGCCGACCCTGATGGAGTATCTGGAAACGGTCCAGGTCGCAGACGCCGCAGTCCGCAAGCCCTTCCGCATGCGGGTGCAGT
The genomic region above belongs to Desulfuromonas sp. TF and contains:
- the prfA gene encoding peptide chain release factor 1, translated to MFNKLEEVVDRFREVEGLLSDPTVVADQKKFRALTKEHSELAEIVEVFETHKKVGEDIEGNRGLLRDADPELREMARAELPELERRQEELTQRLRTLLLPKDPNDEKNVILEIRAGTGGEEAALFAGALFRMYSRYADAKRWRVEVMSASESDAGGFKEVIAIISGQRVYSRLKYESGTHRVQRVPETEAQGRIHTSACTVAVLPEAEDVDVDIDPSDLRIDVYRASGAGGQHVNKTESAIRITHVPTGVVVTCQDEKSQHKNKAKAMKILKSRILDSMIAEQQARTAADRKSQVGSGDRSERIRTYNFPQGRCTDHRIGLTLYRLDGIMQGDLDEIVDALTTHSQADALSGQEA
- the thyX gene encoding FAD-dependent thymidylate synthase, with protein sequence MLVQLLTHTPEPEQVVAAAARLCYSASSIDQLLEKSRSDREVFLNKILALGHFSVLEHASFTFGIEGISRACSHQLVRHRLASYAQQSQRYVSYKERFAAVTPPSVADQPELNKRYEALLTEIHQVYREFIDAGIPAEDARFVLPNAAATKLVLTMNARELFLFFNLRCCRRAQWEIRAMAKEMLRLARRSAPLIFAGAGPGCLKGTCPEGPMSCGAAAEVRREYKELS
- the rpmE gene encoding 50S ribosomal protein L31, which translates into the protein MKEGIHPRYESISVKCHCGNTFETRSTKKDDITTEICSACHPFFTGKQKLIDTAGRIERFRKKYGQGK
- the rho gene encoding transcription termination factor Rho — encoded protein: MNLKELKEKKITDLTAIAKELKLEGAAGMRKQDLIFAILNATAEKKGAIFGEGVLEILPDGFGFLRAPDANYLPGPDDIYVSPSQIRRFSLRTGDTVSGQIRPPKEGERYFALLKVSEVNFEDPAVARDKTLFDNLTPLYPEERIYLETTPTNLPMRVMDLAAPIGKGQRGLIVAPPRTGKTMLLQNIANSITTNHPEVYLIVLLIDERPEEVTDMQRSVKGEVISSTFDEPATRHVQVAEMVIEKAKRLVEHKRDVVILLDSITRLARAYNTVVPPSGKILSGGVDSNALHKPKRFFGAARNIEEGGSLTIIATALIDTGSKMDEVIFEEFKGTGNMELQLDRRLVDKRTFPAIDINKSGTRREELLVNKVSLQRIWLLRKVLSSMNVVDSMEFLLEKLAETKGNGEFLDSMNQ
- the gluQRS gene encoding tRNA glutamyl-Q(34) synthetase GluQRS; this encodes MYPDDQMRHVTGRFAPSPTGPLHVGSLVAAVGSYCLARRSGGRWLVRMEDLDAPRIVPGAAEQILRTLEVLGLEWDGAVVWQSRRKERYEAAMQRLREKGLVFDCACSRREVLASAPHSGEEGPVYPGTCRQGIPRGRRPRALRLRVPEEMFCFSDGVFGRVEQHLASAVGDFVLRRADGLFAYQLAVVVDDADAGVNQVVRGADLLASTPRQIFLHCALGTEVPGYIHLPLVLTADGEKLSKRHGAVSVGTAGQAGMLLWRVLAFLGQEPPASLHAAPAREVLAWGTAHFDPSRVSRQPRQWGTTGGDRDG
- a CDS encoding response regulator, which gives rise to MTQKRIVVIDDSKLVLAIATEALEGAGFEVLTTDSGIEANQFIYSSRRPDLILIDVMMPLLNGDRKVRLLKERESSRHIPIILMSTKARDELEQLTRESGADGYIQKPFDEASLVQQVDRILAA
- a CDS encoding Rrf2 family transcriptional regulator is translated as MFITRATEYAIRALLYLAKQPRGEIVFKKDICKSQDITPAFLTKILQPLIKEGIVASQRGVGGGFYLAKDPGEVSLLDVVRAEEGPLSLNQCLVEAGSCERSVFCPVHGAWQEVRDEMATILERHTFARLVQQEEEKRQSHASRGPEHRKKPA
- a CDS encoding ammonium transporter, which encodes MESAISSLRHGGDVLFLMLGAVMVFAMHAGFAFLEVGTVRKKSQVNAFVKILSDWSVSTVVYFLIGYPIAYGINFFQPAAGLLGDNNGFELVRFFFLLCFAACIPAIISGGIAERARFWPQVLAGAIFVGITYPLFESFIWGRNSETLQGFFESAFGAPFHDFAGSVVVHSMGGWLALPAILFLGPRMGRFVRQKSQAIPISNIPFLALGSWILAVGWFGFNVMSAQSLEGISGLVAVNSLMAMVGGVLFALVASRNDPGFVHNGALAGLIAICAGSDLVHPLAAFIMGGIGALIFVYGFQWEQERLRIDDVLGVWPLHGIIGTWGGIAAGIFGGPFFGGLGGVTFLSQLAGSLMAVFYALVTGAIVYGLVSRLVGFRMSDEAEFTGPDLAIHQIHAYPEDHVK
- a CDS encoding DUF2061 domain-containing protein produces the protein METTRRSIAKALSWRILATVITSVLVLVITGKGELAATVGLADTSIKFFVYFGHERLWNRINYGREQKQPEYSI
- a CDS encoding phosphoadenylyl-sulfate reductase; the protein is MENIAMQIRPSELTTENSPMEILRAGVEMAGGPVALACSFSVEDVVIIDMLHQTASPATVFALDTGRLNEETYEVAEAVSERYGIGIDWYFPRREDVENMVRGKGPYSFRETLESRHECCRIRKMEPLQRALQGLSGWITGLRREQSVTRSDLSPIETDHGNGGILKINPLIGWSEKEVWEYAEQHRIPTNRLHRQGYPSIGCAPCTRAVAPGEHPRAGRWWWENPEHKECGLHRR
- the cysD gene encoding sulfate adenylyltransferase subunit CysD — translated: MNMKMTHLRQLEAESIHIIREVAAEFENPVMLYSIGKDSAVMLHLARKAFYPANPPFPLMHVDTTWKFREMIEFRDRMAHECGFDLLIHTNEEGVRQGVSPFTHGSALYTDIMKTEGLKQALNKYKFDAAFGGARRDEEKSRAKERIFSFRTASHRWDPKCQRPELWNIYNARVRPGESIRAFPLSNWTELDVWQYIYLENIPIVPLYYAAVRPVVERDGMLIMADDERLQLRPGEKVEMKSVRFRTLGCYPLTGAVESTAATLPEIIQEMLLTRTSERQGRLIDHDQAGSMEKKKQEGYF